Proteins found in one Paenibacillus borealis genomic segment:
- a CDS encoding TIGR04076 family protein, whose amino-acid sequence MNYEFELKVTGVKGHCRAGHKEGDIMKVSPLNAGNLCGTAFHSVFPMLLALNMDAKLPWDPEGNIVHSACPDLRNQMTMEIRRIPVEPSEDSPYAGRMLQSK is encoded by the coding sequence ATGAATTATGAATTTGAACTCAAGGTAACGGGCGTTAAGGGGCATTGCCGGGCAGGGCATAAAGAAGGGGATATCATGAAGGTCTCTCCGCTGAACGCAGGCAATCTGTGCGGAACGGCATTCCATTCGGTCTTCCCGATGCTGCTGGCGCTGAATATGGATGCGAAGCTGCCGTGGGACCCAGAGGGTAATATTGTGCACTCGGCTTGTCCGGATCTGCGCAACCAGATGACGATGGAAATCCGCCGCATCCCGGTAGAGCCGTCTGAAGATTCCCCGTACGCGGGACGGATGCTGCAATCCAAATGA
- the hemW gene encoding radical SAM family heme chaperone HemW yields the protein MSRAKQYVELFKERDSICVSHYPVPISQHTESEVWSLMELEQVNTKDTPTALYLHIPFCDATCSFCPFNRYLKKQEQVDDYLAAVRKEIDRYAGTPFGSSITVSSINLGGGTPSCLSSEELTGILQHMKQAFHVAEDAMIFIEGNPRNFTADKLEDLALQGLNRISVGVQTFQEELAGLLGLYHSVDDSFELVKNARSCGIDNIGIDLMYNLPGQTLDQWRADILTSIEQEIDHICVISFCVVPHTQIASRIAEGKIPGIGDVYREIELYTIAKEMLLEAGYLQYSVIDFAKPGKTDRHATLYFSEQSHMIGIGAAAFGIINGYMYVNSGNLNEYMSRVQDGLLPVNCGEKADELELAHGAMAKGLRMLSVSRADFVRMFRQEPEELFPDTIERLVQDGLLIQDAEGIRLTDDGIIWGNNVSKQFFSSKYADYGLQHRMKLAKGRPVQSVK from the coding sequence ATGAGCAGAGCGAAGCAGTATGTTGAATTATTCAAGGAAAGAGACTCCATTTGTGTCTCCCATTATCCTGTGCCGATCTCCCAGCATACCGAGTCCGAAGTGTGGTCGCTGATGGAGCTTGAGCAGGTGAATACCAAAGATACGCCGACAGCCTTGTATCTGCATATTCCCTTCTGTGATGCAACCTGCTCGTTCTGCCCGTTCAACCGTTATCTGAAGAAGCAGGAGCAGGTGGATGATTATTTGGCTGCTGTCCGGAAGGAGATCGACAGGTATGCGGGTACGCCTTTTGGAAGCAGCATCACGGTTTCCTCCATTAATCTGGGCGGCGGAACCCCCTCCTGCCTCTCCTCGGAAGAGCTGACGGGAATATTGCAGCACATGAAGCAGGCTTTTCACGTTGCGGAGGACGCCATGATCTTCATTGAGGGCAACCCCCGGAATTTCACGGCTGACAAGCTTGAAGACTTAGCCCTGCAGGGATTAAACCGGATCAGTGTAGGGGTGCAGACCTTTCAGGAAGAGCTTGCCGGACTGCTGGGGTTATACCATAGTGTCGATGATTCCTTTGAGCTGGTGAAGAATGCCCGAAGCTGCGGAATTGATAATATCGGGATTGATCTGATGTACAATCTGCCCGGTCAGACACTGGATCAATGGCGGGCTGACATTCTCACCTCCATTGAGCAGGAGATTGACCATATCTGTGTGATTTCGTTCTGTGTGGTGCCGCATACGCAGATCGCTTCGCGTATAGCGGAAGGGAAGATTCCGGGAATCGGGGATGTCTACAGAGAGATCGAGCTGTATACCATCGCCAAGGAGATGCTGCTTGAGGCAGGTTATCTCCAGTACAGTGTGATTGATTTCGCCAAGCCGGGCAAGACGGACCGGCACGCGACTTTATATTTCAGCGAGCAGTCGCATATGATCGGGATCGGTGCGGCCGCGTTCGGTATCATCAACGGCTATATGTATGTCAACAGCGGCAATCTGAATGAATATATGTCCCGCGTGCAGGACGGGCTGCTCCCGGTCAATTGCGGGGAGAAAGCCGATGAGCTGGAGCTGGCGCATGGGGCAATGGCCAAGGGCCTGCGGATGCTGTCAGTCAGCCGTGCAGATTTCGTACGGATGTTCCGGCAGGAGCCGGAGGAGCTGTTCCCGGATACGATTGAGCGTCTGGTTCAGGACGGTCTGCTGATTCAGGATGCCGAAGGAATCCGGCTGACCGACGACGGAATTATATGGGGCAACAATGTCAGCAAGCAATTTTTCTCCTCTAAGTATGCGGATTACGGGCTGCAGCACCGGATGAAGCTGGCCAAGGGGCGTCCGGTGCAATCGGTTAAATAA
- a CDS encoding carboxymuconolactone decarboxylase family protein → MSDMLMRVNPQVGTAFEGMCKAIEDTGTLEPKVRELVRLACVVTDRSTYGIRLHALKAYELGATPEEVTETVMNCLPVAGIEAVSSGLAAAMTALESKRGVHHGS, encoded by the coding sequence ATGAGCGATATGTTGATGAGAGTCAATCCGCAGGTAGGCACCGCATTTGAAGGCATGTGCAAGGCGATTGAGGATACGGGGACGCTGGAGCCCAAGGTGCGGGAACTGGTCCGTTTGGCTTGTGTAGTGACTGACCGTTCTACCTACGGCATCCGGCTGCATGCACTGAAGGCTTATGAGCTGGGGGCGACCCCTGAGGAAGTGACGGAGACCGTTATGAATTGCCTGCCTGTGGCTGGTATTGAAGCTGTATCCTCCGGTCTGGCTGCGGCCATGACGGCACTGGAATCCAAGCGGGGTGTTCATCATGGCAGTTAA
- the hemW gene encoding radical SAM family heme chaperone HemW — protein sequence MAVKTSYEPFYNVYPHRDPICVSHYPNPVTEIAPADIYGVMDLNSQPPADNVGAVYVHVPFCASVCIFCPFNKMAYQEKQVEQYMEAVKAEIGIYASSPYASQSTISAVTFGGGTPSALSAERMVEMLKSVQEHYRVLPDAQISFEGSPATLTLEKMQAIRAQGANRISIGVQTFNDKMGRHLRMSHDSHRAFEVLNEAKEAGFDNIGIDLMYNLPEQTMEEWLEDVRTAVRLGIDHITVFSLCVVPFTALFKMIKEGTIPPTGDVNLEVDMYLEAKRLLQEEGYVQYSVWDFAKPGFEDRHVLLYYTQQKDLFAHGPAAFGYVNKLMYINQGDIQEYSSRLQQQFLSVFIASKADDLEAMHGMMAKGLRMLSVKRKDFAGMFGYQPEEVFGPTIDDLVSKGLLETDEHEIRLSAKGIVWGNNVCKEFFSEANQQTFESRVKLARGQKPAEVTGEVLK from the coding sequence ATGGCAGTTAAGACGTCCTATGAGCCATTCTACAATGTGTATCCCCATAGAGATCCGATCTGTGTGTCCCACTATCCGAATCCTGTGACCGAGATTGCTCCAGCCGACATTTATGGAGTGATGGATCTGAACAGTCAGCCTCCGGCGGACAATGTCGGTGCAGTCTATGTGCATGTTCCATTCTGTGCGTCAGTCTGTATCTTCTGCCCCTTCAACAAGATGGCTTATCAGGAGAAGCAGGTAGAGCAGTATATGGAGGCCGTCAAGGCCGAAATCGGCATCTATGCCTCTTCCCCCTATGCTTCACAGTCTACGATCAGTGCAGTTACGTTCGGGGGTGGCACGCCTTCGGCTCTGTCTGCCGAGCGGATGGTGGAGATGCTGAAGAGCGTGCAGGAGCATTACCGGGTGCTGCCGGATGCACAAATCTCGTTTGAAGGAAGCCCCGCTACCTTAACGCTGGAGAAAATGCAGGCCATCCGTGCCCAAGGGGCGAACCGGATCAGCATAGGGGTGCAGACCTTCAACGACAAAATGGGGCGGCATCTCCGGATGAGCCATGATTCGCACCGGGCCTTCGAGGTGCTGAACGAAGCGAAGGAAGCAGGCTTTGACAATATCGGGATTGATCTGATGTACAATCTGCCCGAGCAGACCATGGAGGAATGGCTGGAGGATGTCCGGACGGCCGTGCGGCTCGGAATTGATCATATCACTGTGTTCTCCCTGTGTGTCGTGCCGTTTACTGCGCTGTTCAAAATGATTAAGGAAGGCACGATTCCGCCTACCGGGGACGTTAATCTGGAAGTGGACATGTATCTGGAGGCCAAGCGGCTGCTGCAGGAAGAGGGATATGTTCAATATAGTGTGTGGGATTTCGCCAAGCCGGGCTTCGAAGACCGGCATGTCCTGCTGTACTACACCCAGCAGAAGGATTTGTTCGCGCACGGTCCGGCGGCCTTCGGTTATGTCAACAAGCTGATGTACATCAATCAGGGTGATATTCAGGAGTACAGCAGCCGTCTTCAGCAGCAGTTCCTGTCCGTCTTCATCGCCAGTAAAGCCGATGATCTGGAGGCGATGCATGGAATGATGGCCAAGGGCCTGCGCATGCTGTCGGTGAAGCGGAAGGATTTTGCCGGCATGTTCGGGTATCAGCCGGAAGAAGTCTTTGGTCCGACTATCGATGACCTGGTATCCAAAGGCCTGCTTGAAACGGATGAGCATGAGATTCGCCTGTCCGCCAAGGGCATTGTCTGGGGCAATAATGTATGCAAGGAATTCTTCTCGGAAGCGAATCAGCAGACGTTCGAGAGCCGTGTGAAGCTGGCACGCGGACAAAAACCGGCCGAGGTTACCGGGGAGGTCCTGAAGTGA
- a CDS encoding U32 family peptidase, which produces MKLSVGTNFDDRLPLLLKDSHVDVFYGKLSSDLVGGGRPTFALPTIDRTRVEEHVKLLHAYGFKFNYLLNATCLDNLETTKEFHYRLRELLEWIGTLQPEYVTVSLPMLVDMVRTALPDVKISLSTFANVNTLRQAHYFEERGVSEITLPESRNRDFSFLESLRKSTSCDYQLIATNDCLLDCPMRQNHANFQSHASQCNHVTDGFALDYYMLRCTERKLQHPEELLKSQWIRPEDMHIYEELGYHKFKLTERMKTTEKIADTALAYSGRSYQGNLLSLLNSRMAEADFEMPNFSKNIKEDFAPSEKMRQVYSLLFSFQANIDNESLEGFLEGFRAKRCDRMDCDKCGYCAEWASRTVQVAKPGGAVLREFEELFAALASGTFFESAAGAPVTWTAEGQSLYEGVVGRKPEFIRDMASTEIRKKAEELAAANGTGQVSRYDVAKANVLCTPADFRMFALMDLRSLGFDTAELDAEEAVG; this is translated from the coding sequence ATGAAGCTGTCTGTCGGTACCAATTTTGATGACCGGTTACCTTTATTGCTGAAGGATTCACATGTGGATGTATTCTATGGCAAGTTATCCTCTGATCTGGTGGGCGGTGGCCGGCCAACGTTTGCGCTGCCAACCATTGACCGGACAAGGGTGGAGGAGCATGTGAAGCTCCTTCATGCCTACGGGTTCAAGTTCAATTACCTGCTGAATGCCACTTGTCTGGATAATCTGGAGACGACCAAGGAATTTCATTACCGCCTGCGCGAGCTGCTGGAATGGATCGGTACGCTGCAGCCGGAATATGTCACTGTGTCCCTCCCCATGCTGGTTGATATGGTGCGTACAGCGTTGCCCGACGTCAAGATCAGCTTGTCTACCTTTGCCAACGTCAACACGCTTAGACAGGCGCATTACTTTGAAGAACGGGGTGTCAGCGAGATTACCCTGCCCGAGAGCCGGAACCGTGATTTTTCCTTTCTGGAGAGCCTGCGCAAGAGTACCAGCTGCGACTATCAGCTCATTGCGACCAATGACTGCCTGCTGGATTGCCCGATGCGCCAGAATCATGCGAACTTTCAGAGCCATGCCTCGCAGTGCAATCATGTGACCGACGGCTTTGCGCTGGATTATTATATGCTGCGCTGCACCGAGCGCAAGCTCCAGCATCCCGAGGAGCTGCTGAAATCGCAATGGATTCGCCCGGAAGATATGCATATCTATGAGGAACTGGGATATCACAAATTCAAGCTGACCGAGCGGATGAAGACTACGGAGAAAATTGCGGATACGGCGCTGGCCTATTCCGGGCGGAGTTATCAGGGCAATCTGCTCAGTCTGCTCAACTCGCGGATGGCGGAGGCTGATTTCGAAATGCCCAATTTCTCCAAGAACATCAAGGAGGATTTCGCACCCTCCGAAAAAATGAGACAGGTCTACAGCCTGCTGTTCAGCTTCCAGGCGAACATTGACAATGAGAGTCTGGAGGGCTTCCTGGAGGGCTTCCGCGCTAAGCGATGTGACAGGATGGACTGTGACAAATGCGGCTACTGTGCCGAATGGGCCAGCCGGACTGTTCAAGTGGCGAAGCCGGGGGGAGCTGTTCTCCGGGAGTTTGAAGAGCTGTTTGCGGCGCTGGCTTCAGGCACTTTCTTCGAATCGGCCGCCGGAGCGCCGGTGACTTGGACGGCGGAGGGCCAGAGTCTCTATGAGGGGGTTGTGGGACGGAAGCCCGAGTTCATCCGTGACATGGCAAGCACGGAGATCCGGAAGAAAGCCGAGGAGCTTGCCGCAGCAAACGGAACAGGTCAGGTCTCCAGATATGATGTGGCCAAAGCCAATGTGCTGTGTACACCGGCTGATTTCCGGATGTTTGCACTCATGGACCTGAGGTCACTTGGATTTGATACGGCAGAGCTGGATGCAGAGGAGGCTGTGGGATGA
- a CDS encoding flavodoxin family protein, whose protein sequence is MKKMIGLAGSMKKHHSSSEYLLSVALEAAEEQGVQTELLRLNDYNILPCEGCGNCMNGKPCHLLKKPEDQLTELYDKLKEADGFIFSSPVYALSLPAVWKNWIDRCEPCSAEDLDFEHYNYDRVAGVKGKAFKGKVAGQIVVAAGPGHEWALASLMPCFTAIKLSMIASAGISLIEYDGQPGIRKRSWSKPIEEAESAKMMARAVGLRVASALGFSYFDSPAEQGQVRWEQQQERAELAGAWSAFTVQNIRDEEVRLGELAEKQPHIFVIGDQQASSRCGPLLEQLEQQFGGRAACALIARVGQLPHFITHEFVKEKTGQAVPGFELYYDWEDALASRCSVAPGQPAILVGRTREEWQLFAVDGTQGREIGRVVDYLEEAIV, encoded by the coding sequence ATGAAGAAGATGATCGGGCTCGCCGGGTCCATGAAGAAGCATCACAGCTCCAGTGAATATCTGTTGTCCGTCGCGCTCGAAGCAGCGGAGGAGCAGGGGGTGCAGACGGAACTGCTGCGGCTGAATGATTACAATATTCTTCCTTGTGAGGGCTGCGGCAACTGCATGAACGGCAAACCCTGCCATCTGCTGAAGAAGCCGGAGGATCAGTTGACAGAACTGTATGACAAGCTGAAGGAAGCGGATGGCTTTATCTTCTCTTCCCCGGTCTATGCACTCTCGCTTCCGGCAGTCTGGAAGAATTGGATCGACCGCTGCGAGCCCTGCTCCGCCGAGGATCTGGATTTTGAGCACTACAATTATGACCGGGTTGCCGGGGTGAAGGGCAAAGCGTTCAAGGGAAAGGTCGCCGGGCAGATTGTCGTCGCAGCGGGTCCGGGGCATGAATGGGCGCTGGCCTCTCTCATGCCTTGCTTCACGGCCATCAAGCTGTCCATGATCGCCAGCGCAGGCATCAGCCTGATTGAATACGACGGCCAGCCGGGTATCCGTAAACGCTCCTGGAGCAAACCGATTGAAGAAGCGGAATCCGCCAAAATGATGGCCCGGGCCGTCGGGCTGAGGGTTGCTTCGGCTCTGGGATTCTCCTACTTTGACAGCCCGGCGGAGCAGGGGCAGGTGCGCTGGGAACAGCAGCAGGAGCGCGCGGAGCTGGCCGGTGCCTGGTCTGCCTTCACTGTTCAGAACATCAGGGATGAGGAGGTCAGGCTCGGTGAGCTGGCGGAGAAGCAGCCGCATATCTTCGTCATTGGGGATCAGCAGGCCAGCAGCCGCTGCGGGCCGCTGCTGGAGCAGCTGGAGCAGCAATTCGGCGGCAGGGCAGCTTGTGCGCTGATCGCGAGAGTGGGGCAGCTGCCCCACTTCATTACCCATGAATTTGTGAAGGAGAAGACGGGGCAGGCAGTTCCCGGCTTCGAGCTGTATTATGACTGGGAAGACGCGCTGGCCTCACGGTGCTCCGTAGCACCCGGCCAGCCGGCCATTCTGGTGGGACGGACCAGGGAGGAGTGGCAGCTGTTTGCCGT